The nucleotide sequence AAAACATTTCAAGAACAAGAACAACAAAGGGAATTAATAGATTCAGTTGGTTATAAAAAAGTAGAGTTACTATTAGGGCGTCTATGGAAACGTTTTCCTTGTGAACAAAAAATAATCAAAATTAATCTTGAAGATAATTATTCAAATGAAGCTACACCAATACCTTTAGAAATTGAAGAAGAAACAAAAGATACAATCACTTGTTTTTTTAAAAAGGTTTTACAAACAAATCACGGAAAGTTCATTAAAATTTTACTAGCTAATAGATTACAACATTCAAAAAAGAAATTTTCATTTAGCAATGAGAGATTAAATTCCAAAGCTATGTTTCAAGCACAAATAAAAGTGAATGGAACAACTTTCTTACCTTATAAACAATTTAGTGAAAACAATCCTTTTGATGAAGAATTAAATACAATAAACTTCCAATATAGAGAAGAATTTTCATTTGCTATTGGACATGGATGTGCTGTAAAATGGAATGACGATAAACAACCCACAGAACTAAACACAACATTCTTGCCAGAAGTAGACATTAAGAGTTATAGCAATGAATTTAAAGAAGATTTTCCAGAAGATTTAAAATCAATTACAGAATTAAGAAAATTATCTATTTGGTCAGATCTAAATAATGATGAAATTATAGATAAACTCTATTTATTTGTTAATGAATATCAAAAATGGATTGATAAACAAATTACCATTAAAACAGCTGATAGTTTTCAAAATATTAAAAGTAATATAATTGGAAAACAATCTGAAACTTTCAAAAGACTAATAAAGAATATTAAATTTTTAAAAGAAAACGAAGAAGCATTCAAATCATTTAAGTTAGCAAACACTGCAATGTATATTCAAATGTTTGTTTCAAATGAAAAACAGTTTGGTAAAAAGAATATAGAACTAACAGAAATAGATGAAAATATAAATTATAATAATCTTGATTATTTCAGAGAAAATTCAACTTTCAATCCAAAATATAGACCTTTCCAATTAGCTTTTTTTCTTTTAAATCTAGAATCTTTAATTAATCCCGATTCGGAGGATAGAAATAATATAGTTGATTTATTATGGTTCCCTACTGGTGGTGGTAAAACTGAAGCTTACTTAGCTTTAACAGCATTTACCATCATTAGCAGAAGAATCTTAAATGAAGATGAAGCTGACGGTGTAGCAGTAATAATGCGTTATACATTAAGACTTCTAACAGCCCAACAGTTTGAACGTGCTACAAAACTTATCTTATCATTAGATTTTCTAAGAAAACAATATAAATATAAAGATGATTATTATTTTGGTGACACTCCTATTTCAATAGGTATGTGGGTTGGTGCTTCATCAACACCTAACTCATTTAAAGATGCAAAAAAAATATTTGATGACATTTCTCAAAATTTAGTTCGTGCAAACACTAGTAAAAATTACGATTTTCAAAAAGCAAATAAATTCCCAATTGAGAATTGTTCGTGGTGTGGTTGCAAAATAATATCAAAAAACAAATTTAATTTTTTTGAACAAGGTTATCATGCAACTACAAATTCATTTAAAATAAAATGTATAAATAACACTTGTACATTCAGTAATGAATTGCCAATATATTTTGTAGATGATAAAATCTATGATACACCACCAACTTTACTTTTCGCTACAGTAGATAAATTTGCTATGATTTCACACAGAGAAGAAGCACATAAGTTATTTAATTCTATTGATAAAGATAAGTTAACTCCTGATTTAATTATTCAAGATGAGTTGCACTTGCTTAGTGGTCCACTTGGTTCTATAACTGGCATTTACGAATCTATTGTCGAGTTACTATCTACAAAAGGAAATAGAAAACCAAAAATTATTGCTTCAACAGCTACAACAAGAAATACGGCTCATCAAATTGAAATGTTGTATGGAAATAGAAAGTTAAATATATTCCCACCAATGGGATTAAGCTATAACGACAACTTTTTCTCGTTTGTATCAAATGATAGTAAAAGAAAGCACATAGGTTTCATGCCAACAGGTAAAACAGGTCTAAATTCACAAATTCAAATACTAGGTAATCTTTTCATAGCTCGTATTGAATTATTCAAATATTTAATTGAAAATGAAAATTTATCCCATGAAGAATGCATAAATAAAATGAACTACTTCTGGACAATTGTTTCATTCTATAATAGTTTAAGAGACGTTGGTAAAATATACAATAAAGTTCCAGCTGAAATACTTTCCTTGATAAAATTACTTCACAGCAGATATAATATTAGTAGAGATAAATATGCTTTTAATTGGATTGGTTTACCATCAAGAACAAAAGAACTAACAAGTAGAATTGAAAGTAATTCAATTAAAAAACTGTTAGATGAATTAGAACAATCATTTACTTTGAATAGATATGAAGGCAGGGATTATGTTCAAAAGACAGTCGATTTAGTATTAGCTTCTAATATGTTTTCTGTTGGTATTGATATAAAAAGATTAAATGTGATGTTAATGAATGGGCAATCTAAAAATGTAGCGGAGTATATCCAAGCATCCAGTAGAGTTGGTCGTGAAGATATGGGTATAGTGATAAATCTCTTAGATGCAAACCGTTCAAGAGATAAATCATATTTCGAGAACTATGTTAGCTTCCACAATGCTTACTACAAATATGTGGAACCATTAAGTGTAACACCATTTACTGAAATTGCAGTAGATAAAGTTATGGCAAGTCTTTTAGTTGCTTATGTTAGACATAAAAAAGGGTTGTACAAAAACAATCAAGCAAATGATTTCGATGGTAATATTTATGAGTTAAAAACATTTTTATCTGAAAGAATTAAAAACATAAAGCAACGTGATTATGCAATAAATAAACTTGATGAATATGTAAAAAAATGGACGACAAAAGAGGAAGGACTTACATACAAATTATTAATTCAAAAAATTGCAGACCTCGATGAATGGAGCTTAATGATGTCAATGAGGGAAATAGACACCAATAGTATAATAAAATTAGCAAATTAAATGGGTAAATACGAACAAATACAAACTAGAAATACCATAAGTGCTTATGGAGGTGTAGGTTCTATTATTGAAACTAGAGACGGTTCAATAATAATAAAACCATTTGACGAATGGCCTTTTTTTAAAAGTGTTGATGGTGATTTTCAAGACCATAATAATATTGAAGATGTTCGTTTCAAGAACAGATTAAGTAAATATTTTATCAATCTTGAACGATTAGTAAAAATCCCTGTGAATGATATAAAAAATGGTTTTCAACTGCAAAATGGAGATGATAATACAATTGCTGCATCCTATTTTCCAGAATGGTTTTATTGTAGTAGTTGTAATAAATTTGATAAAATTTCAAATTGGAAATACAATTGGTTAAATAATGTAGAAATTAATCATAGAGATAATTTTTTTCCTCCTAAATGTTATAAGTGTTATACTAAAAATAGAAATAGTAGACGAAAATTCTTTGACTTAGAACAAGTACGTTTTATTTTAACTGCTCCTAATGGAGAGATTGCTGATATTCCTTGGGATAAATGGTCAATGTTAAAAAGAGAAAAAAGAGAAAAATCTAACAATGAAAATAAAGATATAGATGCTAATGACGAAACTCTCTCTTTATCCAATGTAGAAGTACCTAGTGATTTATTTTTAGAATATCGCACCTCAGACAAATTAGATGATTTAAGTGGTATTAATATTATTGCAAAAAATAAAGAGGGTGAAACATTAAACTTTACAACATTATCAGGTTTGTTTAATTTAAGAATTAAGAATCAAGAATTAATACCAAATGCTGAAATTAAAGACATACTCTTTAAACCAGTTATTCGTTCTAGTAATAGTGTATATTATCCAAATATTTTATCAAGTATTTATATTCCAGCAAAAGACGAATTAAATAAATCAAAAATCAAGATGATTAGAGAGTTATTTGATAATGGTCTTTCGGCTGATATTATTTCAAGTGTTTTATTAGCAACTAATTCATTTTCAATAGAGGTAAATTCTATTCAAAGACTAATCGATAATGATTTTGTCGAAAGAGATGCAGAAATAACAAAAAGTGAGAATGAGTACCGTTTTGATGAATTTAAATACATTACAAGTAAAGGAAATGATGAAATAAAAGACTTATTGATTTTTGACAAAGTAGATTCAAATTATTTTCAAAATGACTTAATAAAATCCATTTTCAGAATGGATAAAATAAAATTTACATCTGTTCAAACATCTTACACCAGACAAGAACCTATTTCAATTGATACAGCATTGAAAGAAGAAGATATTGAAAATGATAAAGTTGATGCAATAAGAAAAAAATATACATCAAATAAAGGATTAACAACAAAATATTTACCTGCAATTGAAAGTTTTGGTGAGGGTATATTTTTTGAATTTGACAATGATATTTTAGCTAATTGGTTAAATTCATCACAATTGATTAAAACAAGAGTTGAACCAATTTTAAACAACTATCATAATTTTGATTCTGCTTTTAATAAAGATATAGAAGTAAACCCTAAACTGATACTCATACAT is from Paenimyroides aestuarii and encodes:
- a CDS encoding helicase-related protein, giving the protein MKDKYIEEPRLIFRDTIQKNLIGPGSDILISDADNEIISDYPLSRYFSGIVFPEKIVDPVQDSFGFENESNANAETIDNNDLITNGLVDNNDSILAEDDNTEKKAQINTDSEYSEANQYFPTNFGLTFCVPNEQKEITVEFIYAKYKQLKPLEGKVEISQEDFEKFYNHPFNPIKQHLIFENGFLMFNKETFGKSGLNVRNYKKTFQEQEQQRELIDSVGYKKVELLLGRLWKRFPCEQKIIKINLEDNYSNEATPIPLEIEEETKDTITCFFKKVLQTNHGKFIKILLANRLQHSKKKFSFSNERLNSKAMFQAQIKVNGTTFLPYKQFSENNPFDEELNTINFQYREEFSFAIGHGCAVKWNDDKQPTELNTTFLPEVDIKSYSNEFKEDFPEDLKSITELRKLSIWSDLNNDEIIDKLYLFVNEYQKWIDKQITIKTADSFQNIKSNIIGKQSETFKRLIKNIKFLKENEEAFKSFKLANTAMYIQMFVSNEKQFGKKNIELTEIDENINYNNLDYFRENSTFNPKYRPFQLAFFLLNLESLINPDSEDRNNIVDLLWFPTGGGKTEAYLALTAFTIISRRILNEDEADGVAVIMRYTLRLLTAQQFERATKLILSLDFLRKQYKYKDDYYFGDTPISIGMWVGASSTPNSFKDAKKIFDDISQNLVRANTSKNYDFQKANKFPIENCSWCGCKIISKNKFNFFEQGYHATTNSFKIKCINNTCTFSNELPIYFVDDKIYDTPPTLLFATVDKFAMISHREEAHKLFNSIDKDKLTPDLIIQDELHLLSGPLGSITGIYESIVELLSTKGNRKPKIIASTATTRNTAHQIEMLYGNRKLNIFPPMGLSYNDNFFSFVSNDSKRKHIGFMPTGKTGLNSQIQILGNLFIARIELFKYLIENENLSHEECINKMNYFWTIVSFYNSLRDVGKIYNKVPAEILSLIKLLHSRYNISRDKYAFNWIGLPSRTKELTSRIESNSIKKLLDELEQSFTLNRYEGRDYVQKTVDLVLASNMFSVGIDIKRLNVMLMNGQSKNVAEYIQASSRVGREDMGIVINLLDANRSRDKSYFENYVSFHNAYYKYVEPLSVTPFTEIAVDKVMASLLVAYVRHKKGLYKNNQANDFDGNIYELKTFLSERIKNIKQRDYAINKLDEYVKKWTTKEEGLTYKLLIQKIADLDEWSLMMSMREIDTNSIIKLAN
- the drmB gene encoding DUF1998 domain-containing protein, with protein sequence MGKYEQIQTRNTISAYGGVGSIIETRDGSIIIKPFDEWPFFKSVDGDFQDHNNIEDVRFKNRLSKYFINLERLVKIPVNDIKNGFQLQNGDDNTIAASYFPEWFYCSSCNKFDKISNWKYNWLNNVEINHRDNFFPPKCYKCYTKNRNSRRKFFDLEQVRFILTAPNGEIADIPWDKWSMLKREKREKSNNENKDIDANDETLSLSNVEVPSDLFLEYRTSDKLDDLSGINIIAKNKEGETLNFTTLSGLFNLRIKNQELIPNAEIKDILFKPVIRSSNSVYYPNILSSIYIPAKDELNKSKIKMIRELFDNGLSADIISSVLLATNSFSIEVNSIQRLIDNDFVERDAEITKSENEYRFDEFKYITSKGNDEIKDLLIFDKVDSNYFQNDLIKSIFRMDKIKFTSVQTSYTRQEPISIDTALKEEDIENDKVDAIRKKYTSNKGLTTKYLPAIESFGEGIFFEFDNDILANWLNSSQLIKTRVEPILNNYHNFDSAFNKDIEVNPKLILIHTFSHLIIKELEYLCGYPSTSIQERIYVSETPNMNGVLIYTIAGSEGSYGGLTSLCDDDKIGKLIQSAIMRAKDCATDPICYHTNGQGVGNLNLSACFSCSLLPETSCELFNSFLDRRLLIDDGFGYFKNL